The Methanomicrobiales archaeon HGW-Methanomicrobiales-1 genome includes a region encoding these proteins:
- a CDS encoding indolepyruvate ferredoxin oxidoreductase: MKGIDMITKALLACTDRQYTVPGFPVTELGAKTRAEMVINEKTALEYALGDSLEGRRAAVIIKNVGVNACADPLLQAAAQGLIGGVLLVAGDDPEAEGSQTAQDSRYYGELAELPVIEPDISTCYAGVEAALAASEQFSRVAILRLTPGIMDAEVTDSPVPRQNGNGRLSDRSWTMNGRITAAEELYRTMFDWSNRSALNQWKGEPAGVGAATGNTRIVTVHPLPERAVQVMQVNEIGRTFVRDHRGLQPPVPQQHPQSMDDRGFYKTFCKDCPFKSMMNILKERRMNMICDAGCSILGMTAPYELGIASYGMGSSIAVAARSTKVALIGDYAMLHSGMNALIDVYEKRLPMLCIVMSNNCTAMTGKQTSYNPVPYLMWADPVICRAEDEETLKRELVVTDTPRTLVVEGTCPEGSSHEIVKY; this comes from the coding sequence ATGAAAGGCATTGATATGATAACAAAAGCCCTGCTTGCATGCACTGACCGGCAATATACCGTTCCGGGATTTCCCGTAACTGAACTTGGTGCAAAAACCCGTGCGGAGATGGTAATCAATGAGAAAACAGCACTCGAATACGCGCTGGGCGATTCGCTGGAAGGACGACGGGCCGCGGTAATCATCAAGAATGTGGGCGTGAATGCCTGTGCGGATCCCCTGCTGCAGGCAGCTGCCCAGGGCCTTATCGGAGGAGTTCTTCTTGTGGCCGGTGATGATCCCGAGGCAGAGGGATCGCAGACTGCACAGGATTCCCGGTATTACGGCGAGCTGGCGGAACTTCCCGTGATTGAACCTGATATCTCCACCTGCTATGCTGGTGTTGAAGCGGCGCTTGCTGCATCAGAGCAGTTCTCCCGGGTCGCGATACTCAGGCTGACGCCTGGAATTATGGATGCAGAGGTGACTGATTCACCAGTTCCCCGGCAAAACGGGAACGGTCGGCTCTCTGACCGGTCCTGGACAATGAACGGGCGAATAACGGCTGCTGAGGAACTCTATCGGACCATGTTTGACTGGTCGAATCGTTCTGCATTAAACCAGTGGAAGGGAGAGCCGGCAGGAGTCGGAGCTGCAACGGGAAATACCCGGATTGTTACCGTCCATCCCCTGCCGGAACGGGCAGTCCAGGTCATGCAGGTAAACGAGATCGGCCGGACCTTTGTCCGCGATCACCGCGGTCTGCAACCGCCGGTTCCGCAGCAGCACCCGCAATCAATGGATGACCGGGGTTTTTACAAGACGTTCTGTAAAGATTGCCCGTTCAAGTCCATGATGAACATCCTCAAAGAACGGCGGATGAACATGATCTGTGATGCAGGCTGTTCAATCCTGGGCATGACAGCCCCGTACGAACTGGGCATTGCCAGTTACGGCATGGGTTCAAGCATTGCGGTTGCGGCACGGAGCACAAAAGTTGCCCTGATTGGTGACTATGCAATGCTCCATTCCGGCATGAATGCCCTGATCGATGTGTACGAGAAGCGGCTTCCGATGCTCTGCATTGTGATGAGCAACAACTGCACGGCGATGACCGGCAAACAGACCTCCTATAATCCGGTTCCCTATCTTATGTGGGCAGACCCGGTGATCTGTCGTGCCGAGGATGAAGAGACACTGAAACGCGAGCTCGTGGTGACGGACACGCCCCGCACGCTTGTGGTAGAAGGTACCTGTCCGGAAGGGAGCAGTCATGAAATCGTTAAATATTGA
- a CDS encoding radical SAM protein: protein MQWTDLKARLLSLGSARLTGEPAEPFIARSAAGPGAGGSGAVFFAMGDHRVKLALNPLSAVEIAHRGNGVAELYFEGALIPGRLLEPGCHCPDQAFITVTGSCIFHCRYCPVPTLSGKRKTIEEITGMVESVRYRISAISITSGILETIEEEESYVLDVIKHLQIYDLPIGVSIYPTDQTPERLKALGVIEVKFNIEAATSAIFAKQCPGLDYEMLWRVLDHSVELFGKGRVFSNVIIGLGETDGEMEACIRRLTSHGIIPVLRPLNPVAELTGTPRPSAERLKKIFGIHERELAKAGLDPKEALTMCSNCAGCDLVPGRD from the coding sequence ATGCAGTGGACCGATCTAAAAGCCCGGCTCCTTTCTCTTGGTTCAGCCCGGCTTACCGGTGAACCTGCGGAACCGTTCATCGCGCGTTCAGCCGCAGGGCCGGGTGCCGGAGGGAGTGGTGCTGTATTCTTCGCCATGGGTGACCACCGGGTCAAGCTTGCCTTAAACCCACTCAGCGCAGTGGAGATTGCTCACCGGGGCAATGGTGTTGCCGAACTCTATTTTGAGGGGGCGCTCATTCCGGGCAGGCTCCTTGAGCCGGGATGTCACTGTCCCGACCAGGCGTTCATCACGGTGACCGGCAGCTGCATCTTCCACTGCCGCTACTGTCCTGTACCAACGTTAAGTGGTAAACGAAAGACAATTGAGGAGATTACGGGAATGGTCGAATCCGTCCGGTACCGGATTAGTGCAATCTCCATTACGAGCGGTATACTTGAGACGATCGAAGAAGAAGAATCCTATGTGCTCGATGTGATTAAGCACCTCCAGATTTACGATCTCCCTATCGGTGTCTCGATCTATCCAACGGATCAAACTCCTGAACGGCTCAAGGCACTTGGTGTGATCGAAGTGAAGTTCAATATCGAGGCAGCAACCTCTGCTATTTTTGCAAAGCAGTGCCCGGGGCTTGATTATGAGATGCTCTGGAGAGTGCTCGACCATTCCGTGGAACTTTTTGGTAAAGGGAGGGTCTTTTCCAACGTGATTATCGGTCTCGGCGAGACTGACGGGGAGATGGAGGCCTGTATCAGACGACTGACTTCTCACGGGATAATTCCGGTACTGCGCCCGCTCAACCCGGTTGCTGAGCTCACCGGTACTCCCCGCCCATCAGCCGAACGGTTGAAAAAGATCTTTGGTATCCATGAACGCGAACTTGCAAAAGCTGGGCTTGACCCGAAAGAGGCGCTTACGATGTGTTCGAACTGTGCCGGTTGCGATCTTGTACCGGGGAGAGATTAG
- a CDS encoding tRNA-ribosyltransferase, whose translation MDTPEKSDIQDKEETPLLTDPPFYLPEFEKSYRYIIDEYEVAPKDIAIFMPCAVRKPYSASPSHQLIRMIILQVLDPSQYHIVIFGTCGIVPAELETMYPYAHYKYMLGKCNDEKVKEDFLRIETERVAGYLEKTRDVYKYRIAYSIGLFREALIRGSEQAGVPIDLILPTRDIINKVIEEGDCTFQEGSLSMEEYLGEFCDALIQFRNERLGKK comes from the coding sequence ATGGATACTCCGGAAAAATCTGATATACAGGATAAGGAGGAAACTCCGCTCCTGACCGATCCCCCCTTTTATCTTCCGGAGTTTGAGAAGTCGTACCGTTACATTATCGATGAATATGAAGTAGCCCCCAAAGATATCGCGATCTTCATGCCCTGTGCGGTGCGGAAACCCTACAGTGCGAGCCCGAGCCACCAGTTGATCCGGATGATCATCTTGCAGGTGCTGGATCCTTCCCAGTATCACATCGTGATCTTCGGGACCTGCGGGATTGTGCCTGCCGAACTCGAGACCATGTACCCGTATGCCCATTACAAGTACATGCTCGGGAAATGCAATGACGAGAAGGTCAAGGAGGATTTCCTCCGCATCGAAACCGAGCGGGTAGCCGGCTATCTGGAGAAGACCCGGGACGTGTACAAATACCGCATCGCGTACTCGATCGGGCTCTTCCGCGAAGCCCTTATCCGGGGTTCGGAGCAGGCAGGAGTACCTATCGACCTGATCCTTCCCACACGGGACATCATCAACAAGGTGATCGAGGAGGGCGACTGCACATTCCAGGAAGGCAGTCTCTCGATGGAGGAGTACCTGGGTGAGTTCTGCGATGCCCTGATCCAGTTCCGGAACGAGCGGCTGGGAAAGAAATAG
- the aksA gene encoding homoaconitate hydratase (in Methanococcus jannaschii this protein catalyzes the condensation of alpha-ketoglutarate and acetyl-CoA to form trans-homoaconitate; functions in alphaketosuberate synthesis which is a precursor in coenzyme B and biotin synthesis) — MKSLNIEICDVTLRDGEQTPGVSFSCEEKVKIATLLDEIGIEVIEAGFPAVSQNEKQCVKTIANLGLDARICGFSRAREEDIQTAIDCDVAMVSIFIPTSELHVRLKFKKTRDEVLEDSLKMIDYARDHGVQVRFAAEDASRTDLPFLKKVYRSAADHGAVLLSFADTVGCLIPSEMDRIMTDLVASVDVPFCAHCHNDMGCAVANTLTAAEAGAFQLHTTVNGIGERAGNASLEELLVALRMKKGIDRYDLSRLTELSHMVEKFSGITLPRNKPVTGELAFSHESGIHIAAILKDPVSYEYFTPEMVGSERKFILGKHTGRKALEYVMESLGCECTDKQVCRVLDLVKDHSEHKCNITPDILRKLIKKAQQESE, encoded by the coding sequence ATGAAATCGTTAAATATTGAGATCTGTGATGTAACGTTGCGGGACGGGGAGCAGACACCCGGTGTATCCTTCTCCTGCGAAGAGAAAGTGAAGATTGCGACCCTTCTCGATGAGATCGGCATAGAGGTCATCGAAGCCGGGTTTCCTGCAGTCTCCCAGAACGAAAAACAGTGCGTCAAGACAATAGCAAACCTCGGCCTTGATGCCCGTATCTGCGGCTTTTCGCGGGCACGGGAAGAGGACATCCAGACTGCCATCGACTGCGATGTCGCCATGGTGAGCATCTTCATCCCTACCTCAGAACTGCATGTCCGGCTCAAGTTCAAAAAAACCCGGGATGAGGTGCTGGAAGACTCCTTAAAGATGATCGATTATGCCCGGGATCACGGCGTTCAGGTGCGGTTTGCTGCCGAGGATGCATCCCGGACCGATCTTCCCTTCCTCAAGAAAGTCTATCGGAGTGCGGCGGACCACGGTGCAGTGCTGCTCAGTTTTGCCGATACGGTTGGCTGTCTCATTCCCTCTGAAATGGACCGGATCATGACCGATCTCGTAGCCTCAGTTGACGTGCCGTTCTGTGCCCATTGTCACAATGATATGGGCTGTGCAGTGGCAAACACCCTCACGGCTGCCGAAGCCGGAGCTTTCCAGCTCCACACTACGGTAAACGGTATCGGTGAACGGGCGGGAAATGCTTCGCTTGAGGAACTGCTGGTTGCCCTGCGGATGAAGAAGGGGATTGACCGGTATGACCTGTCCCGGCTGACCGAACTCTCGCATATGGTTGAAAAATTCTCCGGCATCACCCTCCCCCGGAACAAACCGGTGACCGGCGAACTGGCATTCTCCCACGAGAGCGGGATCCATATCGCGGCGATTCTGAAAGACCCTGTTTCCTATGAATATTTCACCCCGGAGATGGTGGGAAGCGAACGAAAATTCATCTTAGGGAAACATACCGGCAGGAAGGCACTCGAGTATGTCATGGAATCGCTCGGCTGCGAATGTACTGATAAGCAGGTATGCCGGGTGCTTGACCTGGTCAAGGATCATTCCGAACACAAATGCAATATCACACCGGATATCTTACGAAAACTGATCAAAAAAGCACAGCAGGAGAGTGAATAA
- a CDS encoding cupin domain-containing protein, whose protein sequence is MFAQKQDSGHIPVTEGITRKTLVHGEHTLMTEFVLRKGALLPAHRHPQEQTGYLVSGHMFLNIGDDVHEVRPGDSWIIPGNVEHRATIVADSVAVEVFSPVREDYLPG, encoded by the coding sequence ATGTTCGCACAAAAACAGGATTCCGGGCACATACCGGTAACTGAGGGGATTACCCGGAAAACACTGGTCCATGGAGAACATACCCTCATGACGGAATTCGTGCTCAGGAAGGGTGCCCTTCTTCCCGCCCACCGGCATCCGCAGGAACAGACCGGGTACCTTGTTTCCGGCCATATGTTTCTCAATATTGGCGATGATGTGCATGAGGTCCGGCCCGGTGACAGCTGGATAATACCGGGGAATGTGGAGCACCGGGCAACGATTGTCGCTGATTCGGTGGCAGTCGAAGTATTTTCTCCCGTCCGTGAAGATTACCTGCCGGGATAG
- a CDS encoding isocitrate dehydrogenase (catalyzes the formation of 2-oxoglutarate from isocitrate), with protein sequence MTRIAIVEGDGIGHEVIPVARSALELLHPEYDYFTVDVGYGMWERTGCPCADKEIREMKDADAILFGAITTPPMKDYQSVVLRIRKALDLYANLRPVKDGGFDIMIVRENTEGLYSGIEQNSPDRATTLRVVTRAGSERIVRMAIKLARQRRKLLTIGHKANVLKSDVLFREICIAEAKAAGVAYNDKFIDALSLDVLQHPASYDVVVTTNIFGDILSDVASYLVGGLGLVPSANIGERYALFEPVHGSAPDIAGKNLANPIATLRSAGMLLTHVGDAEGENHIESAIRSVLAQGIKTRDLGGSAGTREFGDAVLRVLEQTGRRS encoded by the coding sequence ATGACACGAATCGCGATAGTGGAAGGGGACGGGATCGGCCATGAAGTGATCCCGGTTGCCCGCAGTGCGCTCGAACTGCTCCATCCCGAGTACGATTATTTCACGGTTGACGTAGGGTATGGCATGTGGGAGCGGACCGGCTGCCCGTGTGCCGACAAGGAGATCCGCGAGATGAAGGATGCGGATGCGATCCTGTTCGGGGCGATCACCACCCCGCCGATGAAGGATTACCAGAGCGTGGTGTTGCGGATAAGAAAAGCGCTCGATCTATACGCTAACCTCCGTCCGGTAAAGGATGGCGGGTTCGATATCATGATCGTGCGGGAGAATACCGAAGGTCTATATTCGGGTATTGAACAGAACAGCCCGGATCGTGCGACTACGCTTCGGGTGGTGACCCGGGCAGGTTCGGAACGGATCGTCAGGATGGCAATCAAACTTGCCCGGCAGCGGAGGAAACTGCTGACGATCGGCCACAAGGCGAACGTGCTCAAATCAGATGTGCTCTTCCGTGAGATCTGTATTGCCGAGGCAAAGGCAGCCGGGGTGGCGTATAATGACAAGTTTATCGATGCCCTCTCGCTCGATGTGCTCCAGCATCCTGCATCGTATGATGTAGTTGTCACGACCAACATTTTCGGGGACATCCTTTCGGACGTTGCCTCGTATCTTGTCGGGGGGCTGGGACTGGTTCCAAGTGCAAATATCGGTGAGCGGTATGCCCTCTTCGAGCCGGTGCACGGCAGTGCCCCGGATATTGCCGGGAAGAACCTTGCCAATCCTATAGCCACCCTGCGGAGTGCAGGAATGCTCTTGACCCATGTTGGGGATGCAGAGGGAGAGAATCATATTGAATCTGCGATACGGTCCGTGCTTGCACAGGGAATAAAGACCCGGGATCTCGGCGGTTCGGCAGGAACGCGGGAGTTCGGGGATGCGGTGCTCCGCGTGCTGGAACAGACGGGCAGGCGTTCCTGA
- a CDS encoding 3-isopropylmalate dehydratase large subunit (catalyzes the isomerization between 2-isopropylmalate and 3-isopropylmalate in leucine biosynthesis) yields MATLSERILGGNAGDYVDRKVDRAYVHDGTGVLTLEAWKRIGSDRLTDATRLSMLFDHIVPANNSNTASLQHELREFARGSFMHFTDIGCGICHQIMSEGVVLPGEVVVGADSHSCTLGAFGAFSTGVGATDMAAIWLTGETWFRIPESIGIHLSGSFSGAAEAKDLALTYVSRLGMDGATYKALEFIGDGVVGLSMEDRLVLSNLSVETGAKTGLFYADDMTVQYLARSGQVVQPQVPEPCTYAQELSIDLSEIVPLVSVPYRVDTVKPVREIAGLPVDQVFVGTCTNGRYSDLARFARIVRGKSVAVRTIVVPASRAVLAEAIRTGVLTDLVNAGCTIGTPGCGPCLGSHMGVLGEGEVCLSTANRNFKNRMGVGGTIYLGSVATAAASALEGEITEPEVC; encoded by the coding sequence ATGGCAACATTATCGGAGCGGATTCTTGGCGGAAATGCCGGTGATTATGTGGACCGGAAGGTAGACCGGGCTTATGTCCATGATGGCACGGGTGTCCTCACGCTCGAGGCGTGGAAACGCATCGGGAGTGACCGGCTCACGGATGCGACCCGTCTCTCGATGCTCTTTGATCATATCGTTCCCGCAAACAACAGCAACACGGCATCGCTCCAGCATGAACTGCGTGAATTCGCCCGTGGTTCATTCATGCATTTCACCGATATTGGCTGCGGGATCTGTCACCAGATCATGAGCGAGGGCGTCGTGCTCCCCGGTGAGGTCGTTGTTGGTGCAGATTCGCACAGCTGCACGCTGGGTGCGTTCGGGGCGTTTTCGACTGGTGTCGGGGCAACGGATATGGCGGCAATCTGGCTGACCGGGGAGACCTGGTTCCGCATTCCGGAGAGTATCGGGATACACCTGTCCGGTTCATTCTCCGGTGCTGCGGAAGCAAAAGATCTTGCCCTGACGTATGTGAGCAGGCTGGGTATGGACGGCGCTACCTACAAGGCACTGGAATTTATTGGTGACGGGGTTGTCGGACTCTCCATGGAAGACCGGCTCGTGCTGAGTAACCTTTCGGTCGAGACCGGGGCAAAGACCGGGTTGTTCTATGCCGATGATATGACCGTGCAATATCTCGCCCGGTCAGGACAGGTTGTGCAACCTCAGGTACCTGAACCCTGCACCTATGCGCAGGAACTCTCTATTGACCTGTCGGAGATTGTGCCGCTGGTCTCGGTGCCTTATCGGGTTGACACGGTCAAACCCGTGCGGGAGATTGCCGGACTTCCGGTTGATCAGGTTTTTGTCGGCACCTGCACGAACGGGCGGTATTCCGATCTTGCGCGGTTCGCCCGTATCGTCCGGGGAAAGAGCGTGGCGGTGCGGACGATTGTGGTTCCCGCCTCCAGGGCAGTACTGGCAGAAGCAATCCGGACCGGAGTGCTTACCGATCTGGTGAATGCCGGTTGTACTATTGGTACACCCGGCTGCGGCCCCTGTCTTGGCTCGCATATGGGTGTGCTGGGTGAAGGGGAGGTCTGCCTCTCCACGGCAAACCGGAATTTTAAGAACCGGATGGGTGTTGGTGGAACGATTTACCTGGGTTCGGTAGCTACGGCAGCAGCCAGTGCGCTTGAAGGCGAGATCACCGAACCGGAGGTGTGCTGA
- a CDS encoding 3-isopropylmalate dehydratase, producing the protein MQGKGRAVCVGPDIDTDLVIAGRYLRTKDHSIWVEHVFEDLDPSLAPLLDGSVIVAGKNFGCGSSREQAAIAIREAGVAAVVAPSFARIFFRNSINVGLPLIECDFSCTEGCLVTFDLSEGWVEAEGKRHSIHPLSPRMQAILSAGGLVEYWRSKK; encoded by the coding sequence ATGCAGGGCAAAGGGCGTGCAGTCTGCGTAGGTCCAGATATAGATACGGATCTTGTTATCGCAGGGCGGTACCTGCGGACAAAGGATCACAGCATCTGGGTTGAGCATGTGTTCGAGGACTTGGATCCCTCGCTTGCTCCTCTTCTTGACGGGTCGGTGATCGTGGCAGGAAAGAATTTCGGCTGCGGTTCATCCCGGGAGCAGGCGGCGATCGCGATCCGTGAGGCCGGGGTTGCTGCGGTGGTTGCACCATCGTTTGCCCGGATCTTCTTCCGGAATTCAATTAATGTCGGGCTTCCGCTCATCGAATGTGACTTCTCCTGCACAGAAGGATGTCTCGTAACGTTTGATCTTTCCGAAGGATGGGTTGAAGCGGAGGGAAAGAGACACTCCATCCACCCGCTTTCCCCGCGGATGCAGGCGATCCTCTCTGCCGGTGGACTGGTGGAGTACTGGAGGAGCAAGAAGTGA